A window from Drosophila willistoni isolate 14030-0811.24 chromosome XR unlocalized genomic scaffold, UCI_dwil_1.1 Seg143, whole genome shotgun sequence encodes these proteins:
- the LOC111519001 gene encoding uncharacterized protein LOC111519001, whose product MMGKQLLFTWLMVLGASALVVAIEVQKFGHLYNPPQAEHPHHEEKQDLSKIPGVPGVDYPIYHEVPHTQFSCHNVPAVPGMYANVETGCQAYHVCHDGREGHQGASFLCTNGTIFNQKEFACDWWYNVKCEEALSLYHLNADPEHNPYIPKKKLEPELDHSAIHGGHGGFLIQA is encoded by the exons ATGATGGGGAAGCAGCTATTATTTACCTGGCTAATGGTACTTGGAGCCTCAGCTTTAGTGGTGGCCATTGAAGTTCAG AAATTCGGCCATCTATATAATCCACCCCAAGCCGAACATCCGCATCATGAGGAGAAACAGGATCTTAGTAAAATTCCGGGTGTTCCTGGAGTTGATTACCCCATCTACCATGAGGTACCCCACACCCAATTCAGTTGCCATAACGTTCCAGCAGTACCGGGAATGTATGCCAATGTAGAGACTGGCTGTCAGGCCTATCATGTCTGTCACGATGGACGCGAAGGGCATCAGGGTGCCTCATTTTTATGCACCAATGGCACCATATTCAATCAGAAGGAATTTGCCTGTGACTGGTGGTACAATGTCAAGTGTGAGGAGGCCCTTAGCCTGTATCA TTTAAATGCCGATCCAGAACATAATCCTTATATACCCAAGAAGAAGTTGGAGCCAGAGTTAGATCATTCAGCCATACATGGAGGTCATGGCGGATTCTTAATACAAGCTTAA